The genomic window TATTGATAATCATCTCGATTTATCAGGTTTTGATGCTTGGTATCATAATGATAAAACAGGTGCTGCAGCATACTCCCCAGCCGTGATGCTAAAAATCATATTGTTTGCCTACGCTCGTAGATATATTAATAGTCGCCGTATCGCTAATAATAAAAACCGCCAAAAACGTAAACGTTTTTGATTGTTAAAAGAAAACAATCCAGTTAGAGTATTTTGATTAAAAATAATTTAAAAACGAGTAATTCTACAGGCTCGTTAGGCTTTTTTTAATTTGAACTATACGATATAACTAAACTTATTATTCATTCAGAAAGGAAATTTAAATGAAAAGACTGTTTATCTTAATAATACCTTTTGCTCTATTAAGCGGCTGTTCATCAAATCAAGCATTATCGGATGAAGAAGTTCGACAAAGTATTATTGACGAATTTAAACCTAAAAATGTAGCGGGCCAACCAACTGAATTTGGTGAATCCTGCTCTTACGGTGAAGGAAGTTGCTCGACTCCATTGCAGTCAGTTGGATTGGCTTGTTCATGCATGACCACTGATGGAATACAAAGTGGTACAGTTAGATAAATAAGCCCAACAAGAAAATCAACAAGGACTAAAAATAGCGGGCTGTTCTCTTCGCTCCATTTTAGCCCACTATTTTTAGTCTTTTATTTGGGCGTTATATGTAAAAAGGAGTTTCGCATGAATATCAATGCAACAATAGTTGGTGAGTTAATTTTACTATCAGTTATCATAATTAGTGGCCTAAGTTACTATCTCGGTAAACGTAAAACCCAAAATGTTAAAACAACAACCTTCATTGGTTTTTTATTATCATTTATACCACCATTAGGTTTAATATTTTTAGCAGTTTTAGCACTTAAAAATGATGTTTCAAATCATAACGCATCTAATGTTTAGGTGCTCAATTGCATATAAGCTAATTAAACGGAAAATAACAGCTGGCCATCGCTTCGCTATTATAGCCAGCCATTATTTTCCGCTTATTAAGGGGTTATATAACTAGGAGTATAAAAATGGATTTTGGTAAGCTTCCTAAATCAGAAAAAAACATACTAGCAGGAGTTGCTGGTGGAATAGCTGCATATCAGGGGATTAATCCCTATAAAGTTAGAATCGCTTTTTTACTCACCGCACTATTGACTGGAGGGATCATTGTTATTGTATACACAGGATTAGCTTTGTGGATGCCTCCTCCTAACCGGTAATTACGAATAAGGCAATAGAGTTAGCTATTAGTTATTTTTCACCAATCTAGCATAGTTACATTACAAGGCATTAATGCACCACTAAATAACAGTTGACTGTGCCTAACAGACTTAGCTCCTAACGTGGTATTATTTCTCTATTTTTATCGTAAATACAGGTGTGAGTTTAGTATGGTTCAAAACATTATAGTAGTGGC from Colwellia sp. PAMC 20917 includes these protein-coding regions:
- a CDS encoding PspC domain-containing protein is translated as MDFGKLPKSEKNILAGVAGGIAAYQGINPYKVRIAFLLTALLTGGIIVIVYTGLALWMPPPNR